A region from the Pseudonocardia petroleophila genome encodes:
- a CDS encoding DUF4394 domain-containing protein — MRAPLRSGLIALITGVLLAAPVAAASAQEDSDRRDSSRDSSRGSFDDRRNRLDIVGLVDGTKLVSFRSDSTRIGDNRDRRGGGSLDVRGLSGDTRLVGIDYRVQDGRLYGVGNAGGVYSIDDRGRAQKVKQLTVALNGSNFGVDFNPAANALRVISDSGQNLRQPFADLNAATIADGGLNYGGTPAAGVAGAAYTNNDLDPNTATVLFDLDTNRDQLATQNPPNNGTLVPTGPLGVNAGADAGLDIYSTVRNGTTVDLMAFATIRVGNQYSLYRISLSDGRANRVGGFDRNVTDIAIPLNQL; from the coding sequence ATGCGTGCACCTCTTCGGTCCGGTCTGATCGCTCTGATCACCGGTGTCCTGCTCGCGGCCCCGGTCGCCGCCGCATCCGCCCAGGAGGACTCGGACCGCCGCGACTCCTCGCGCGATTCCTCCCGCGGCTCGTTCGACGATCGGCGTAACCGTCTCGACATCGTCGGGCTGGTCGATGGCACCAAGCTGGTCTCCTTCAGGTCGGACAGCACCCGGATCGGCGACAATCGGGACCGTCGAGGCGGTGGCAGCCTCGACGTTCGCGGGCTCTCCGGCGACACCCGCCTGGTCGGCATCGACTACCGGGTCCAGGACGGGCGGCTCTACGGCGTCGGCAACGCCGGTGGGGTGTACTCCATCGATGACCGCGGCCGGGCCCAGAAGGTCAAGCAGCTCACGGTCGCGTTGAACGGCAGTAACTTCGGGGTGGACTTCAACCCGGCCGCGAACGCGTTGCGGGTCATCAGCGACTCCGGCCAGAACCTGCGCCAGCCCTTCGCCGACCTGAACGCGGCCACCATCGCCGACGGTGGCCTCAACTACGGTGGCACCCCCGCTGCCGGGGTCGCCGGCGCGGCCTACACGAACAACGATCTCGACCCGAACACCGCCACCGTGTTGTTCGACCTCGACACCAACCGCGACCAGCTCGCCACCCAGAACCCGCCCAACAACGGCACGCTCGTCCCCACCGGCCCCCTCGGGGTAAACGCCGGAGCCGATGCCGGACTCGACATCTACAGCACCGTCCGCAACGGCACCACCGTCGACCTGATGGCCTTCGCCACCATCCGGGTCGGCAACCAGTACAGCCTCTACCGCATCTCCCTGTCCGACGGCCGCGCCAACCGGGTCGGCGGATTCGACCGCAATGTGACCGACATCGCCATCCCGCTCAACCAGCTCTGA
- a CDS encoding sulfite exporter TauE/SafE family protein: MLAAVLGLVIGVVIGGLGGGGGVLTVPALVYVLGQTAQDATTSSVIIVGITAVVGVLARARGGLIKWRTGLAFGAVGIPAAAAGTLLNQRVAEPALLLSFAALTVLAAIAMILDSRRAPNTGPADCSETDSAGAPERPGSAGTAVDVAVEPATRTASPAIGNAVKIILCGILIGFLTGFLGVGGGFLMVPALVIVLRMPMTYAVGTSLLIIAINSAAAFATRAGVAEFDPALLIPFTAAAVIGSFAGKLVSDRVSGTTLTRAFAVMLLLVGAFVAVESVLSL, encoded by the coding sequence ATGCTCGCCGCGGTGCTCGGGCTGGTCATCGGCGTCGTCATCGGCGGGTTGGGCGGCGGCGGGGGAGTGCTCACCGTCCCCGCACTCGTCTACGTCCTCGGCCAGACCGCGCAGGATGCCACCACCAGCAGCGTCATCATCGTCGGCATCACCGCCGTCGTCGGCGTGCTGGCCCGGGCACGTGGCGGACTCATCAAGTGGCGCACCGGCCTGGCCTTCGGCGCTGTCGGCATCCCGGCGGCGGCGGCGGGAACTCTGCTCAACCAGCGCGTCGCCGAGCCCGCGTTGCTGTTGTCGTTTGCCGCATTGACCGTCCTCGCCGCGATCGCGATGATCCTCGACTCACGTCGGGCGCCGAATACCGGCCCAGCCGATTGCAGCGAAACCGACTCGGCGGGAGCACCCGAGCGACCGGGTAGCGCCGGGACAGCTGTCGACGTCGCCGTCGAACCCGCAACCCGGACGGCATCCCCCGCCATTGGGAACGCCGTCAAGATCATCCTGTGTGGGATCCTGATCGGCTTTCTCACCGGGTTCCTGGGCGTTGGCGGCGGGTTCTTGATGGTTCCCGCTCTGGTCATCGTCCTGCGCATGCCCATGACCTACGCCGTCGGCACCTCACTGCTGATCATCGCCATCAACTCCGCGGCGGCGTTCGCCACGCGAGCCGGCGTCGCCGAGTTCGACCCGGCCCTCCTCATCCCGTTCACCGCGGCCGCGGTGATCGGCAGCTTCGCCGGGAAGCTGGTGTCCGACCGCGTCTCGGGCACCACGCTGACCCGAGCCTTCGCCGTCATGCTGCTGCTGGTCGGAGCCTTCGTCGCCGTCGAGAGCGTGCTCTCCCTCTGA
- a CDS encoding rhodanese-like domain-containing protein translates to MNTSDQIHQVDPTEARQLAADGALLLDVREPDEWAAGHAADATHMPLGDLDPDSVPRDRIVVAVCRSGNRSGKAAVALAEAGIDVRNMAGGMNAWAEANLPITRDDGQPGTVA, encoded by the coding sequence ATGAACACCTCTGACCAGATCCACCAGGTCGATCCGACCGAGGCGCGGCAACTCGCCGCCGACGGCGCGCTCCTGTTGGACGTTCGCGAGCCCGACGAATGGGCGGCCGGACACGCAGCCGACGCCACTCACATGCCGCTGGGAGACCTCGATCCGGACAGCGTGCCGCGCGACCGGATCGTGGTGGCGGTCTGCCGCTCCGGAAACCGCTCCGGGAAAGCCGCGGTCGCGCTCGCCGAGGCCGGCATCGACGTCCGCAACATGGCGGGCGGCATGAACGCCTGGGCCGAGGCGAACCTGCCGATCACCCGCGACGACGGACAACCGGGCACGGTCGCCTGA
- a CDS encoding IS110 family transposase: MTVLPEFPPGDVTAGLDWATADHAVAIVNNKGTVTEQFLIDATGAGLRELVRRLRRAGVGEIAIERGDGQVVDTLLDAGLTVVVISPNQVHNLRGRYGSAGNKDDRFDAFVLADTLRTDRARLRPLVPDTAATLMLRSAVRARKDLLAHRVGLANQLRAHLRFFHPGPVGLFADLDAVTSLRFLGRFTCQDDTDWLTPSRLATWLRSVGYTGRKDPAALHAHLRAAAPGATGPAGAAAAQVTGAFVAALTVIVTQIHTLDAHIAALLSEHADAHIFLSLPRAKALRAARLLAEIGDCRGRFPTPESLASLAGTTPSTRQSGKMKITSFRWSADKQLRDAVCDFAADSRHANPWAAGLYDRARARGHHHPHAVRIVARAWLHVIWRCWQDHQPYDPARHRALQAVLHQATSPTEVTAA, translated from the coding sequence GTGACCGTTCTGCCGGAGTTCCCGCCTGGTGACGTCACCGCCGGCCTGGACTGGGCCACCGCCGACCACGCCGTCGCGATCGTGAACAACAAGGGCACGGTCACCGAGCAGTTCCTCATCGACGCCACCGGCGCCGGGCTGCGCGAGCTCGTCCGCCGGCTGCGCCGCGCCGGCGTCGGCGAGATCGCGATCGAACGCGGCGACGGACAGGTCGTCGACACTCTCCTCGACGCCGGGCTCACCGTCGTGGTGATCAGCCCCAACCAGGTCCACAACCTGCGCGGACGCTACGGCTCGGCCGGGAACAAGGACGACCGGTTCGACGCGTTCGTCCTGGCCGACACCCTGCGCACCGACCGTGCCCGGCTGCGCCCGCTCGTCCCCGACACCGCGGCCACGCTCATGCTCCGATCAGCAGTGCGGGCCCGGAAGGATCTGCTCGCCCACCGGGTCGGGCTGGCTAATCAGCTCCGGGCGCATCTGCGGTTCTTCCACCCCGGCCCGGTCGGGCTGTTCGCCGACCTCGACGCCGTGACCAGCCTGCGGTTCTTGGGCCGGTTCACCTGCCAGGACGACACCGACTGGCTCACCCCGTCCCGGTTGGCAACCTGGCTACGCTCCGTCGGCTATACCGGCCGCAAGGACCCCGCCGCGCTGCACGCCCACCTGCGCGCGGCCGCGCCCGGCGCGACTGGGCCGGCCGGTGCCGCGGCCGCCCAGGTGACCGGCGCGTTCGTCGCCGCGTTGACCGTGATCGTCACCCAGATCCACACCCTCGACGCCCACATCGCCGCGCTGCTGTCCGAGCACGCCGACGCGCACATCTTCCTGTCCCTACCGCGCGCGAAAGCGCTGCGCGCGGCCCGGTTGCTGGCCGAGATCGGGGACTGTCGCGGTCGGTTCCCCACCCCCGAATCCCTCGCCTCCCTCGCCGGGACCACCCCGTCGACGCGGCAGTCCGGGAAGATGAAGATCACCTCGTTCCGGTGGTCGGCCGACAAACAGCTGCGCGACGCGGTCTGCGACTTCGCCGCCGACTCCCGGCACGCCAACCCCTGGGCCGCCGGCCTCTACGACCGGGCCCGGGCCCGCGGGCACCACCACCCTCACGCGGTTCGGATCGTCGCGCGGGCTTGGCTGCACGTGATCTGGCGCTGCTGGCAGGACCACCAGCCCTACGACCCCGCCCGCCACCGCGCGCTCCAAGCCGTCCTGCACCAGGCCACCTCGCCGACGGAGGTGACCGCGGCCTGA
- a CDS encoding rhodanese-like domain-containing protein, with amino-acid sequence MPSTRPHHVDADTVRTWLSQPETVTVIDVRGPAEFETVHIRGSHNVPLHMVGDHTEQLAARLDRPIVLVCQSGTRAAQAHQRLAGVGADHLHILDGGIAGYTAAGGEVRRGRARWALERQVRLVAGTLVLAGLTAGLRAPKARLLAAGIGAGLTFSALTDTCTMGRILSALPHNRGPKDRTLLEVLSQLPTGPAAA; translated from the coding sequence GTGCCTTCCACCCGCCCCCACCACGTCGATGCAGACACGGTTCGCACCTGGCTCAGCCAGCCCGAGACGGTGACCGTCATCGACGTCCGCGGCCCCGCGGAATTCGAGACGGTGCACATCCGCGGCTCCCACAACGTGCCGCTGCACATGGTCGGCGATCACACCGAGCAACTCGCCGCCCGGCTCGACCGGCCGATCGTTCTTGTGTGCCAGTCCGGCACGCGAGCCGCCCAGGCCCATCAGCGTCTCGCCGGAGTCGGCGCCGACCACCTCCACATCCTCGACGGTGGCATCGCGGGATACACCGCCGCCGGTGGCGAGGTCCGACGTGGCCGCGCCCGCTGGGCCCTGGAGCGCCAGGTCCGCCTCGTCGCCGGGACACTCGTACTCGCCGGCCTCACGGCCGGGCTCCGCGCACCGAAGGCGCGTCTCCTCGCCGCCGGAATCGGTGCCGGCCTCACATTCTCCGCCCTGACCGACACCTGCACGATGGGTCGGATCCTGTCCGCGCTGCCCCACAACCGCGGACCCAAGGACCGGACACTGCTCGAAGTGCTCTCGCAGTTGCCGACAGGACCAGCGGCGGCATGA
- a CDS encoding MBL fold metallo-hydrolase: MSPQVEVIETSELGDRSYIAHDGVSAVVVDPQRDIDRVAELLDTRGLTCVMVVETHIHNDYVTGGLALAQRTGARYVVAAADDVAFARHAVRDGDELTAGRLRVRVVATPGHTDTHLAYVVDDGDGPAAVFTGGSLLYGSVGRTDLVDPDRTEELTRAQFRSARRLSEISGAEDAVYPTHGFGSFCSSGSSTGAASGTMGDERRHNDALTETDEDAFVARLVAGLTAYPRYYAHMGARNRQGPGPADLSPVEEVSPEELRKRIAAGEWVVDLRDRTAYAAEHLAGSIGIALGQQFATYLGWLIPWGTPLTLIGEDAGQVTAAQRQLVRIGIDRPDGSALGSPRDLAGSDELRRYPQVTFADVAEARGRDGVVVLDVRRDDERAHGHIPGSVHIPMHSLLERLDDVPEGQLWVHCAAGFRASIAASLLDRGGYDVVFVDDEYAGAVSSGLATG, encoded by the coding sequence ATGAGTCCGCAGGTCGAAGTGATCGAGACCAGTGAGCTGGGAGACCGGAGCTACATCGCCCACGATGGCGTGAGCGCCGTGGTGGTCGACCCGCAGCGCGACATCGACCGCGTCGCGGAGCTTCTCGACACACGTGGTCTGACGTGCGTGATGGTGGTGGAGACCCACATCCACAACGACTACGTGACCGGTGGTCTCGCCCTCGCGCAGCGCACCGGTGCCCGGTACGTGGTGGCGGCCGCCGACGACGTCGCGTTCGCCCGGCACGCCGTGCGCGACGGTGACGAGCTCACGGCGGGGCGGCTGCGGGTGCGGGTCGTGGCCACGCCCGGGCACACCGATACCCACCTGGCCTACGTGGTGGACGACGGCGACGGGCCCGCCGCGGTGTTCACCGGCGGGTCTCTGCTCTACGGCAGCGTGGGGCGCACCGACCTGGTCGACCCCGACCGCACCGAGGAGCTCACCCGCGCGCAGTTCCGCTCCGCGCGGCGGCTCTCCGAGATCAGCGGCGCCGAGGACGCGGTCTACCCCACCCACGGGTTCGGCAGCTTCTGCTCCTCGGGATCGTCCACCGGCGCCGCGAGCGGCACGATGGGCGACGAGCGCCGGCACAACGACGCGCTCACTGAGACCGACGAGGACGCCTTCGTCGCCCGTCTGGTCGCCGGGCTCACCGCCTACCCGCGCTACTACGCCCACATGGGCGCCCGCAACCGCCAGGGCCCCGGCCCGGCGGACCTGTCCCCGGTCGAGGAGGTGTCCCCCGAGGAACTGCGCAAGCGGATCGCCGCGGGGGAATGGGTGGTGGACCTGCGCGACCGCACCGCCTACGCCGCCGAGCACCTCGCCGGCAGCATCGGCATCGCGCTGGGCCAGCAGTTCGCCACCTACCTCGGCTGGCTCATCCCCTGGGGCACCCCGCTGACCCTGATCGGCGAGGACGCCGGCCAGGTCACCGCCGCGCAGCGCCAGTTGGTGCGCATCGGGATCGACCGGCCCGACGGGTCCGCGCTGGGCTCACCCCGCGACCTGGCCGGGTCCGACGAGCTGCGCCGCTACCCACAGGTGACCTTCGCCGACGTGGCCGAAGCCCGCGGCCGCGACGGGGTCGTCGTCCTCGATGTGCGCCGCGACGACGAACGCGCCCACGGCCACATCCCAGGCTCGGTCCACATCCCGATGCACTCGCTGCTGGAGCGCCTCGACGACGTTCCCGAAGGTCAGCTGTGGGTGCACTGCGCGGCCGGGTTCCGGGCGAGCATCGCCGCAAGCCTGCTCGACCGCGGAGGCTATGACGTGGTGTTCGTCGACGACGAGTACGCCGGTGCGGTGAGCAGCGGGCTGGCCACCGGCTGA
- a CDS encoding GntR family transcriptional regulator: MAGKQDRGPRSLDRASGQPLWIQLLADLRRRLDADEFTAAFPGELTLGAEYEISRHTVREALRVLREEGRVTAARGRAPRLAEPAEIQQPLGALYSLFASVEAAGLAQRSIVRTLDVRADGVIAARLGLEESTPLVYLERLRLAGADPLAVDRVWLPASLAAPLLDADFSHTGLYQEYRERCEITVTGGQESIRAVMPSDAERQLLGIGSDIATFSIERLGCSYGQPAEWRHTLVRGDRFGVTAQFSARSGYQFEMSAPHRYEGHQR; this comes from the coding sequence ATGGCAGGCAAGCAGGACAGGGGACCCCGATCCCTGGACAGGGCGTCGGGACAGCCGCTGTGGATCCAGCTGCTCGCCGACCTGCGTCGCCGGCTTGACGCCGATGAGTTCACCGCGGCGTTCCCGGGCGAGCTGACACTCGGTGCCGAGTACGAGATCAGCAGGCACACCGTCCGCGAGGCACTGCGCGTGCTGCGCGAGGAAGGACGGGTCACCGCGGCCCGCGGCCGGGCGCCCCGGCTCGCCGAACCGGCCGAGATCCAGCAGCCCCTCGGCGCGCTCTACAGCCTGTTCGCCTCGGTGGAAGCCGCAGGACTGGCCCAACGCAGCATCGTCCGCACGCTCGATGTCCGGGCCGACGGGGTCATCGCCGCTCGACTCGGGCTGGAGGAGTCCACCCCGCTGGTCTACCTCGAACGTCTCCGGTTGGCCGGCGCCGACCCGCTCGCGGTGGATCGCGTGTGGCTCCCCGCATCGCTCGCCGCTCCCCTCCTGGATGCTGATTTCAGCCACACCGGCCTCTACCAGGAGTACCGCGAACGGTGCGAGATCACCGTCACCGGCGGCCAGGAGAGCATCCGTGCCGTCATGCCCAGTGATGCGGAGCGGCAGTTGCTCGGGATCGGCTCAGATATCGCGACCTTCTCGATCGAACGTCTCGGTTGCTCCTACGGGCAACCCGCCGAATGGCGTCACACCCTCGTACGCGGAGACCGGTTCGGCGTCACCGCGCAGTTCTCGGCCCGCAGCGGTTACCAGTTCGAGATGTCCGCTCCCCACCGATACGAAGGACACCAGCGATGA
- a CDS encoding NAD(P)/FAD-dependent oxidoreductase, producing the protein MAAVHHRIVIVGGGSAGITVAARLRRRGEDGVAVIDPAATHYYQPLWTLVGGGCAPVESSAKPQASVMPKGVTWIRQAAVAADPDAKEITLDDGSTVTYDYLVMCPGIQLDWSKITGLGQTLGRDGVSSNYLYELAPATWRFIREARSGTAVFTMPSGPIKCAGAPQKIAYLAADYWREQGVLSKMDVHLVLPTPGMFGVKEFSDVLVGVARRYGITVHLQSEAISVNPDAREVTIADKAAGTESTLGYEVMHMVPPQSAPDWVKKTALADPANPAGYVEIDKHTMQHTRFPEVFALGDAGSSPNSKTGAAIRKQAPVVVQNLVDVMAGKAPSARYEGYASCPLTTSRHAMLLAEFDYSMKPTPSIPYINTIKERRDMWYLKRYGLPALYWQGMLRGVA; encoded by the coding sequence ATGGCGGCTGTACATCACCGGATAGTGATCGTGGGCGGGGGGAGCGCGGGCATCACCGTGGCTGCTCGGCTCCGGCGGCGGGGCGAGGACGGTGTTGCGGTGATCGATCCCGCGGCGACGCACTACTACCAACCGTTGTGGACCCTCGTCGGCGGTGGCTGTGCACCGGTGGAGAGCAGTGCGAAGCCACAGGCCTCGGTGATGCCGAAGGGGGTGACCTGGATCCGGCAGGCCGCCGTCGCCGCGGATCCGGACGCGAAGGAGATCACGCTCGACGACGGGTCGACGGTCACCTACGACTACCTGGTGATGTGCCCGGGGATCCAACTGGACTGGTCGAAGATCACCGGTCTGGGGCAGACGCTGGGCCGCGACGGCGTGTCGAGCAACTACCTGTACGAGCTCGCGCCGGCGACGTGGCGGTTCATCCGCGAGGCCCGCTCGGGCACGGCGGTGTTCACGATGCCGTCGGGTCCGATCAAGTGCGCAGGGGCGCCGCAGAAGATCGCCTACCTGGCGGCGGACTACTGGCGCGAGCAGGGCGTTCTGTCGAAGATGGACGTCCATCTCGTGCTGCCGACGCCGGGCATGTTCGGGGTGAAGGAGTTCTCCGACGTCCTGGTCGGGGTCGCCCGGCGCTACGGGATCACGGTCCACCTGCAGAGCGAGGCGATCAGCGTCAACCCCGACGCGCGCGAGGTCACCATCGCGGACAAGGCAGCCGGGACCGAGTCGACGCTGGGCTACGAGGTGATGCACATGGTGCCGCCGCAGAGCGCCCCGGACTGGGTGAAGAAGACCGCGCTGGCCGACCCCGCGAACCCGGCCGGCTACGTCGAGATCGACAAGCACACGATGCAGCACACCCGGTTCCCCGAGGTGTTCGCCCTGGGGGACGCCGGTTCGAGCCCGAACTCGAAGACCGGAGCCGCGATCCGCAAGCAGGCCCCCGTGGTCGTGCAGAACCTGGTCGACGTAATGGCCGGCAAGGCTCCCAGCGCGCGCTACGAGGGGTACGCCTCGTGCCCGTTGACGACCTCACGTCACGCAATGCTCCTGGCGGAGTTCGACTACTCGATGAAGCCCACCCCGTCGATCCCCTACATCAACACGATCAAGGAGCGGCGGGACATGTGGTACCTCAAGCGCTACGGCCTGCCTGCCCTGTACTGGCAGGGAATGCTGCGCGGGGTCGCCTGA